In endosymbiont of Galathealinum brachiosum, the DNA window ATTATCGTTTTTAATTTCGCCATAAAATACACGCTTAACCATCCACAATGTATACGCTGCACCCAGTATTAATGTTGTCGCACCAAGGAATGCAATCCAGAAATTAGCTTTGAATGCAGCCAGTATTACCATGAACTCACCAACAAAACCGGAAGTACCAGGTAAACCTGCATTAGACATTGCAAAGAACACTGCAAAGGCAGCAAACACAGGCATCGTATTAACTACCCCGCCATAATCTGAAATTTCACGACTGTGCATACGGTCATACAACACACCAATCATCAGGAACATGGCACCGGAAATAAATCCATGTGAAATCATCTGAACCATAGCGCCTTCTATTGCTAACGCAGCACCTGTGATATCACCATTAGCCGGGTTAGCCCAGATTTTAAAAATAATAAACATGCCCAGAGTAACAAAACCCATGTGTGCAATTGATGAATAAGCCACCAGTTTTTTCATATCACTTTGTACAAGCGCAACAAAACCAATATAAACAATAGCGATAAGTGATAAACCAATAATCAACCAGTCTAACGACGCACTGGCATCAGGTGTAATGGGCAATGTAAAACGAATGAAACCATAACCACCAATTTTCAGCATAACCGCTGCCAGTATCACAGAACCACCAGTGGGAGCTTCAACGTGCGCATCAGGTAACCAGGTATGTACTGGCCACATAGGCACTTTAACTGCGAATGCTGCAAGAAAAGCAAAGAAAATCAATGTCTGTTCTGTCATACCCAGTTTCAGAGTATGCATATCTAAAATAGCAAAACTACCTGACTGGTAATACATATAAATCATCGCCACCAGCATAAACACTGAACCGAAGAATGTATAAATAAAGAATTTAATAGTTGCGTAAACCCGGTTAGGCCCACCCCAGACACCAATGATAATAAACATGGGTATTAACATGGCTTCCCAGAACACATAGAAAAGCATGGAATCAAGCGCAGAAAACACACCCACCATCAGCCCTTCCATTATCAGGAAAGCAGCCATGTATTGTGATGCTTTCTTCTGAATAACTTCCCAGCCAGCCAGCACAACAATAATAGTAGTAAACGTTGTAAGTATAATTAGCGGCATAGATAAACCATCTACACCCAGATGATAGAAGATACTAAAATCACCTATCCACTCAAAACGCTCCTGAAATTGCATGGCAGGAGTTGAGCTATCAAAATTGGTATATAAAGCCAGACTCAATACAAATGTTGCAACTGAAATAATAAGTGCCAGACGACGAGAGCCTTCTGAACCACCTTTATCGCCAGATAACAGCACAGCTGCACCACCAATAATTGGCAGCCAGATGACCAGACTAAGGAGGGGCCAATCTGCAAACATTATGATTTAATCCTGATGTTATTTTTCATTGTAAATTTCTTTTAAATTTAATTCGTTTTCTATATGTGCTGCTTATGCACCTGGAGTAGCAAACCAGTACAACAAACCCACCAGACCAATAATCATGGCAAATGCATAATGATAAAGCATGCCTGTTTGCACATGGCGAACAACACCTGCAAACCAGCCAACCAGCTTAGCAGAACCATTAATAATGAAACCATCGATAATGGTTACATCTCCACCTTTCCAGAAACCTTTACCCAGCGCGCGACTACCATCACTAAATACTTTTACATAAAGCTCATCCATCCAGTATTTTTTATCCAGCATTTTATAAATAAAGGAGAATTTCTGACTGGCAGTTTCAGCAATTTGTGGTTTTTTCATATAGATATACCAGGCCGCACCAACACCTGCCATGGCAAGTGCAAATGGCCATGAAGCAACACCATGCTGAATCATTGCCCACTGCCCGTGATAATGCTCACCTACACTTGAAAGCACATCATGTGATTCTTTTACAAAAATTACATCTTTGAAATATTCACCAAACAACATAGGCTCAATTGTCATCCAGCCAATAACCACCGAGAAAAAGGCCAGAACAACTAATGGCACAGTAACTACCCAGGGCGTTTCATGTAAATGCTCTTTGGTGTGCTGATCCATTCTTTCTTCACCGTGGAACACCAGGAAGTACATTCTGAATGAGTAAAAAGCAGTAACAAATACACCCGCTAAAACCATTAGATAAACAATATCTGAACCAGGTAAACTGGACTCACCAACCGCAAGAATAATTGAGTCTTTAGAGAAGAAGCCTGAAAAACCGGGGAAGCCAATTAATGCTAATGAGCCGATCAAAGACGTTATCCAGGTAATCGGCATATACTTTCTTAAACCACCCATCTTGCGCATATCCTGCTCATGATGCATGGCGATAATAACCGAACCCGCAGCTAAAAATAACAGAGCCTTAAAGAAGGCATGGGTCATTAGATGGAAAACGCCCGCTGAATATGCAGATACACCAAGTGCAACGGTCATATAACCAAGCTGAGAAAGCGTAGAATAAGCCACTACCCGTTTTATATCATTCTGAACGATACCAATCAGCCCCATAAAGAGCGCAGTAATTGCACCTGCAGCCATAACAAATGTTAATGCTGTTTCAGAAAGCTCAAATAAAGGTGACATACGCGCCACCATAAAGATGCCCGCTGTTACCATTGTTGCAGCGTGAATTAATGCAGATATAGGTGTTGGGCCTTCCATTGAGTCAGGCAGCCAGACATGTAATGGAAATTGTGCCGACTTACCCATTGCACCAATAAATAATAAAATACAGATTACAGTCATCACCGACCATTGCGCATCACCAACCAGATTAATTGTCTGGTTCGCAATTTGTGGTGCAGCTTCAAAAACATCTTTGTAATCAAGACTACCCGCATACATAACGACTGCAGCAATACCAAGGATAAAACCAAAGTCACCGACACGGTTAACTAGAAATGCTTTCAGATTGGCATATATAGCCGTCTCTCTTTTGTACCAGAAACCAATTAACAGATACGAAACTAAACCTACCGCTTCCCAACCAAAAAATAACTGCAGGAAGTTATTTGACATTACCAGCATTAACATGGAAAAAGTAAACAGAGAAATATAACTAAAGAATCGCTGATAACCCGGGTCATCACGCATGTATCCAATGGTATACAAATGCACCATTAATGAAACACCCGTAACAACACACATCATCATAACTGTAAGCTGGTCGACTAAAAATCC includes these proteins:
- a CDS encoding NADH-quinone oxidoreductase subunit M, which encodes MFADWPLLSLVIWLPIIGGAAVLLSGDKGGSEGSRRLALIISVATFVLSLALYTNFDSSTPAMQFQERFEWIGDFSIFYHLGVDGLSMPLIILTTFTTIIVVLAGWEVIQKKASQYMAAFLIMEGLMVGVFSALDSMLFYVFWEAMLIPMFIIIGVWGGPNRVYATIKFFIYTFFGSVFMLVAMIYMYYQSGSFAILDMHTLKLGMTEQTLIFFAFLAAFAVKVPMWPVHTWLPDAHVEAPTGGSVILAAVMLKIGGYGFIRFTLPITPDASASLDWLIIGLSLIAIVYIGFVALVQSDMKKLVAYSSIAHMGFVTLGMFIIFKIWANPANGDITGAALAIEGAMVQMISHGFISGAMFLMIGVLYDRMHSREISDYGGVVNTMPVFAAFAVFFAMSNAGLPGTSGFVGEFMVILAAFKANFWIAFLGATTLILGAAYTLWMVKRVFYGEIKNDNVKVLEDLNQRELLIMSILAVAVLALGLYPAPLVDVMHASVDNLLHHIAQSKLP
- a CDS encoding NADH-quinone oxidoreductase subunit L produces the protein MEFIYLAIPLASLFGAIMAGFFGKVIGRSGAHTVTIAGVATSFILSLMAYNYIVLEAGEVYNQTVYTWMVSDGLRFEIGFLVDQLTVMMMCVVTGVSLMVHLYTIGYMRDDPGYQRFFSYISLFTFSMLMLVMSNNFLQLFFGWEAVGLVSYLLIGFWYKRETAIYANLKAFLVNRVGDFGFILGIAAVVMYAGSLDYKDVFEAAPQIANQTINLVGDAQWSVMTVICILLFIGAMGKSAQFPLHVWLPDSMEGPTPISALIHAATMVTAGIFMVARMSPLFELSETALTFVMAAGAITALFMGLIGIVQNDIKRVVAYSTLSQLGYMTVALGVSAYSAGVFHLMTHAFFKALLFLAAGSVIIAMHHEQDMRKMGGLRKYMPITWITSLIGSLALIGFPGFSGFFSKDSIILAVGESSLPGSDIVYLMVLAGVFVTAFYSFRMYFLVFHGEERMDQHTKEHLHETPWVVTVPLVVLAFFSVVIGWMTIEPMLFGEYFKDVIFVKESHDVLSSVGEHYHGQWAMIQHGVASWPFALAMAGVGAAWYIYMKKPQIAETASQKFSFIYKMLDKKYWMDELYVKVFSDGSRALGKGFWKGGDVTIIDGFIINGSAKLVGWFAGVVRHVQTGMLYHYAFAMIIGLVGLLYWFATPGA